In the Pelomicrobium methylotrophicum genome, GGAGCGGGCATGGATGGAAGCGCGGACTTCCACCTGCGCCGTGCCGACGGGCGCTGGCGCGAGGCGCGGCTCGTGCTGCACGACGTTTCCCTGCAGGAACGGGGACTCGCCCTGGAAGGCGTGAGCGCTGACATCGCGTGGAGTGACGCGGCGCCCCGGGAAGCATGGCTCCAGTGGCGCGAGGCGCGGCTTTTAAAAGTGCCGCTCGGCCCCGTAACGGTACGGTTCCAAATGTTCCCGACGGGCGCAGTGTTGGAGCCGTTGGAGGTGCCCATCCTGGATGGCACGCTTAGCCTGCGAGACGGGCGCCTGGCGCGTCTGCCCGAGGGTTGGCAGTGGCAAGTGAGCGGAGCCATGAGCGCCGTATCCATGGAGGCGTTGTGCCGGGCCCTCGACATCACGCCGATGCACGGCACGCTGTCGGCGGTGATTCCGCGAGTCTCCTACGCCGATTCCCTTCTGGTCGTGGACGGCGCGCTGCTGCTGCGCGTCTTCGACGGCACGGCGGTGGTGCAGAACCTGCGGGTGATCGACCCTCTTGGCCGTGTGCCGCGGCTCGTGGCCGACATGCAAATGCGCCGCCTCGACCTGGACCTGCTGACCCGTACCTTCTCGTTTGGCAGCATGGAGGGCCGCATCGACATGGACGTGAAAGGGCTGGAGCTCGTGCAATGGAAGCCGGTGCGCTTCGATGCGCGCCTGGAAAGCAGCCCAGGTGAATACCGGAAAACCATCAGCCAGCGGGCGGTGGAAAACATTTCCGCGCTGGGCGGCGCGGGGGCGGCGGCAGCGATCCAGCGCAGCTTTCTGCGCTTCTTCGAGCGTTTTCAATATCGCCGATTAGGGCTGTCGTGCCGGCTCGCGCGCGGCGTGTGCGAGATGGGCGGCATCGCCGAGGCGCCAGGCGGATACGTGATCGTCGAAGGCGGTGGCATACCGGCGATCACGGTCATCGGTTACAATCGCGTGGTCGGCTGGAACGAGCTTCTCGCCCGGCTCCAGCGCATTACCCAGGAAAATGTCCGGCCGGTCATCCAATGAGGAAGGCAGCTTGATGAAGCAGGCGACGGCGGCGGTTCTGCTTGCGAGCGGTATGGTGGCAGGCGGCTGCGTCACCATCAACATTTATTTTCCCGCTGCGGCAGCCGAGAAGGCGGCCGACCGGATCATCGACGAGGTCTGGCAGCTCCAGAAGCCGGAGGACAGAGATCAGAGGTCGGAGCAGAAACGTCCTGCGCCTTCCGCACCCCGGTGAGGCGGCAGCGCCGGTGAGGTGAACAGAAACGAAATGAGACACGCGCTTTACAACCTGATCGCCCTGGTCGTGTTGGTATTTGCCGGGACCACCGCCTGGGCCCAAGCCGACCTGGAGATTGATACGCCCGCCATCTCGGCGCTCAAAGACAGCATGCAGAAGCGCCACGCCCAGCTGGCGCTCCATTATGCGAGCGGCGCCGTGGGGCTCACCCGCGACGGGCTGGTGGCGCTGCGGGACGCCAACGCCGTGCCGTTGCCGCAACGTGCTGCAGTGACCGCACTGGTGCGGGCGGAGAACGAGGACCGGCTTGCCCTGTACCGGGAGATCGCGCGGGCCAACGGCCATCCCGAGTGGGAGAACGACATCCGGGCGACCTTCGCCCAGCGCTGGATCGACAGGGCCCAGCCGGGCTGGTGGTACCAGAGGCCCGATGGTTCCTGGGCGCGCAAGTGATTCCCGTCCTCGCCTTCGACATTGAGACCGTTCCGGACATCGATGGGCTGAGGCTGCTCCATGGCCTGGGCTCGGATGTTCCGGACGCTCAGGTGGCAAATATGGCGTTCCAGCGCCGGCGCCAGCAGACGGGAAGCGACTTTCTTCCCCTTCATCTGCATCGCGTGGTCGTGATCTCGTGCGCGCTACGCGACCGGGACAGCTTTCGGGTCTGGTCGCTGGGCGGCGCCGGCGAGAGCGAGGCCGAGCTGGTGCGGCGCTTCTTCGATGGCATCGACAAGTACACGCCGCAGCTTGTCTCCTGGAACGGCGGCGGCTTCGATCTGCCGGTGCTGCATTACCGTGGGCTCATCCACGGTATCCAGGCGGCCCGCTATTGGGATCTCGGCGACGATGACCGGGACTTCAAGTGGAATAACTATATCAGCCGCTACCATACCCGCCACCTGGACCTTATGGACCTGCTGGCGCTGTACCAGCCCCGCGCCAACGTGGCCCTCGACGAACTGGCCCAGCTCATGGGGCTGCCGGGCAAACTCGGCATGGAGGGCGGCGCGGTGTGGGACGCCTATCGCCGCGGCGAGCTGGAAGCGGTGCGCTGCTACTGCGAGGCGGATGTGGTGAACACCTACCTCGTGTTCCTGCGTTTTCAGCTCATGCGCGGAGTCCTGAACCGTGAGCAGTATCGAGCTGAGTGCGCGCTGGTGCGCGCCACCCTGGAACGCATTGGCGAGCCTCACTGGGCCGAGTTTCTACAGCGCTGGAAGCCGGAGCGCTGACCTCCTGCCGGGGTTGCCATTGCAGCCCGCAGGCTGCTGATCGTTTCCCATGCATGCCATGAAGGTTGCCACCGTCGAGTCCCTGGACCACGAGGGCCGCGGCGTGACCCGAGACGGCGGCAAGGTGGTGTTCGTCGATGGTGCCTTGCCCCGGGAGCGCGTCGCTTGCGTTTCCTATCGCAAGAAGCCCACTTACGAGTTCGCCCATGTTCAAGAGGTA is a window encoding:
- a CDS encoding YdbL family protein, which gives rise to MRHALYNLIALVVLVFAGTTAWAQADLEIDTPAISALKDSMQKRHAQLALHYASGAVGLTRDGLVALRDANAVPLPQRAAVTALVRAENEDRLALYREIARANGHPEWENDIRATFAQRWIDRAQPGWWYQRPDGSWARK
- a CDS encoding 3'-5' exonuclease is translated as MIPVLAFDIETVPDIDGLRLLHGLGSDVPDAQVANMAFQRRRQQTGSDFLPLHLHRVVVISCALRDRDSFRVWSLGGAGESEAELVRRFFDGIDKYTPQLVSWNGGGFDLPVLHYRGLIHGIQAARYWDLGDDDRDFKWNNYISRYHTRHLDLMDLLALYQPRANVALDELAQLMGLPGKLGMEGGAVWDAYRRGELEAVRCYCEADVVNTYLVFLRFQLMRGVLNREQYRAECALVRATLERIGEPHWAEFLQRWKPER